A portion of the Rhodanobacter sp. AS-Z3 genome contains these proteins:
- a CDS encoding tetratricopeptide repeat protein, with protein sequence MKIVFLVAAAVMVAVALALLLLPLLRHGREAGRPRSVFVVALLIALVLPLGTGALYLLVGTPKALNSANYQAPPSLTMDQALTELRTHLQQQPGDLEGWMLLGQTSSMLHQPADARDAFEHALKIAPNNAEAMIGWAENDAMTRDDHHIQGRARDLLLQAVKLHPDSQRGLWLLGVSDSQSGNFRDAAATWRLLQPQLEPGSNVAKSVAEQIALADARVNGAPVSSSSNNANTSSTAPGVALQVQVALAPALKNKLAAGDVLFVYARSPSGPPMPLAVAKLDPTSLPASVTLTDAMAMTPASKLSSVSQVFVGARISHSGQPEAQPGDLEGDAGVVEVNSDTPIKISIDKVH encoded by the coding sequence GTGAAGATTGTTTTTCTTGTTGCCGCTGCCGTGATGGTTGCAGTGGCGTTGGCCTTGCTGCTGTTGCCGTTGTTGCGCCACGGTCGTGAAGCGGGTCGCCCGCGCAGCGTGTTCGTGGTGGCCTTGTTGATCGCACTGGTGCTGCCCTTGGGGACCGGCGCGCTGTACCTGCTGGTCGGCACGCCCAAGGCGTTGAACAGTGCCAACTATCAGGCGCCGCCCTCACTCACCATGGATCAGGCGCTGACCGAGCTGCGCACTCACCTGCAGCAACAGCCGGGTGACCTCGAGGGCTGGATGCTGCTTGGCCAGACCAGCAGCATGCTGCATCAGCCGGCAGATGCCCGCGACGCCTTCGAGCATGCGCTGAAAATCGCGCCGAACAACGCCGAGGCGATGATCGGCTGGGCTGAGAACGACGCGATGACCCGCGACGATCACCACATCCAGGGCCGCGCACGCGACTTGCTGCTGCAAGCGGTAAAGCTGCATCCGGATAGCCAGCGTGGACTGTGGCTGCTCGGCGTCAGCGATTCCCAGAGCGGTAATTTCCGCGATGCCGCCGCCACCTGGCGTCTGTTGCAACCGCAGCTGGAACCCGGCTCGAACGTGGCCAAATCGGTTGCCGAGCAAATCGCCCTTGCAGATGCCCGCGTCAACGGCGCGCCGGTCAGCAGTTCCAGCAACAACGCGAACACCAGTAGCACCGCGCCAGGCGTCGCGCTGCAAGTGCAGGTGGCGCTGGCACCGGCCCTGAAGAACAAGCTGGCTGCCGGTGATGTGTTGTTCGTCTATGCCCGTTCGCCAAGCGGCCCGCCGATGCCGCTGGCCGTGGCAAAACTCGACCCGACCAGCCTGCCCGCCAGCGTCACGCTGACCGATGCGATGGCAATGACGCCAGCATCAAAACTGTCTTCCGTATCCCAGGTTTTCGTCGGCGCACGGATCAGCCACAGTGGCCAGCCGGAAGCCCAGCCAGGCGATCTCGAAGGCGACGCCGGCGTAGTCGAAGTGAACAGCGACACGCCGATCAAAATCAGTATCGACAAGGTGCATTGA
- a CDS encoding cysteine dioxygenase family protein, with amino-acid sequence MLTLDFPGSRTLIDAIDAAVAKPTTHELTDSLRNSLCKMIREKTVTLPECVFEANAEHYARRELYRSEEHGYCVVAMTWGPGQGTPIHDHDGMWCVEGVWNGALEIVQFELLEHDEQRYQFQPVGSIQAGAGSAGSLIPPHEYHSIRNPSDDAVTVSLHIYSGPMVRCAVFQPLPEDRWYERDVRQLGLDRVH; translated from the coding sequence ATGCTTACCCTGGATTTCCCCGGTAGCCGCACCTTGATCGACGCGATCGATGCCGCCGTGGCCAAGCCAACCACCCACGAGCTCACCGACAGCCTGCGCAACAGCCTGTGCAAGATGATCCGCGAGAAGACAGTAACCCTGCCCGAATGCGTGTTCGAGGCGAACGCCGAACACTACGCCCGGCGCGAGCTGTACCGCAGCGAGGAACACGGCTACTGCGTGGTGGCGATGACTTGGGGGCCGGGCCAGGGCACGCCGATCCACGACCACGACGGCATGTGGTGCGTCGAAGGCGTGTGGAATGGCGCACTGGAAATCGTGCAGTTCGAATTGCTGGAACACGACGAGCAGCGCTACCAGTTCCAGCCCGTCGGCTCGATCCAGGCCGGTGCCGGCTCGGCCGGCAGCCTGATCCCGCCACACGAATACCACAGCATCCGCAACCCCAGCGACGATGCCGTCACCGTCAGCCTGCACATCTATTCCGGCCCGATGGTCCGCTGTGCGGTATTCCAGCCGCTGCCCGAAGATCGCTGGTACGAACGCGATGTTCGTCAATTAGGGCTCGACCGCGTCCACTGA
- a CDS encoding TonB-dependent receptor encodes MNKQNKTILASVIAVILSNGLLVTTSDAQSAGSDKQASATEQKADTDKAVALPSVTVTSRRVEEQAQDVPLPVTVFSAATIDNKGLQNVQDISRFTPGFTFHESFGRVLDRPVIRGQVNILGEPNASFFIDGVFVEGNISGYDLSDVERVEVIRGPQSALFGRRTFSGAVNFITKLPGNKPSGSASVQFGNKGQKQARFSYSAPLADTLSFRVNAYRDQRDGLYHNTVSAKDDLGGQATTSFGGSLFWNPNNSFSAVLRANYLHDQDQAAGFYRYGLADANCGGTATGGVYAYFAPIYTGRPYQCGKIKVPDQLAINTDSFHLAGYGAGVNSSSVRANLALNYYFQNGWQLSSTSAYNSVDGYLGVDQDYSGVRGFGGAFETFSSQPSHDFSQEFRLASDQGKPLHGLVGVYYYSQGNGYGYKGDLTGFNLTPGLPGNSLAPVVTTAVTPNATIRNVAVFGLLEYQFNDHWKASAELRRGQDKIGATGVDNELLVISGVPTALSQAYNSQSTFTSTLPRFTVSYKVHDGLNFYALAAKGNKPGGFNASIEDARMTPASRASLIAQGSATFKEETAWTTELGMKSMWLDNRLRLNVDVFNINWTNQQLTTNGLVTWLNGQSSTNSYISNIGKSRIRGLEFESEYLISREWLMNFTYSHLDAKIIDNIDPDYLNYIGTNNAKGKYLPAVPGDTASLGVTYQGVLANGWGLFGNADAEFEGSRYGDPTNVNWTGSATTFNFRLGIEPVKNLRISAYVNNAFDNHTGVAIMRNIDPTVLIAYPNLVTGSGYSVNYARSAMVTAPLPRMFGLRAEYRF; translated from the coding sequence ATGAACAAGCAGAACAAGACCATCCTTGCCAGCGTGATTGCCGTCATATTGAGTAATGGTTTGTTGGTCACAACAAGCGATGCGCAGAGTGCGGGAAGTGACAAGCAGGCAAGCGCAACCGAGCAGAAGGCGGACACCGACAAGGCCGTGGCGCTGCCATCGGTCACCGTTACGTCACGCCGCGTTGAAGAACAGGCGCAGGACGTGCCGTTGCCGGTCACGGTGTTCTCGGCAGCGACCATCGACAACAAGGGACTGCAGAACGTCCAGGACATTTCCCGCTTTACGCCTGGCTTCACGTTCCACGAGAGCTTTGGCCGCGTGCTGGATCGTCCGGTCATCCGAGGCCAGGTAAATATCCTGGGCGAGCCGAACGCGTCGTTCTTCATCGACGGCGTCTTCGTGGAAGGCAATATCAGTGGCTACGACCTGTCGGACGTGGAGCGGGTCGAGGTGATTCGTGGACCGCAGTCGGCGCTATTCGGCCGCCGTACGTTCTCTGGTGCGGTGAATTTCATCACCAAGTTGCCGGGCAACAAGCCGTCGGGCAGCGCGTCGGTGCAGTTCGGCAACAAGGGCCAGAAGCAGGCGCGCTTCAGCTATTCCGCGCCGCTTGCCGACACGCTGTCCTTCAGGGTCAACGCGTACCGTGATCAGCGCGATGGTCTGTATCACAACACGGTGTCCGCAAAAGACGATCTTGGCGGACAGGCCACGACCTCGTTTGGTGGATCGTTGTTCTGGAATCCGAACAACTCGTTCTCGGCCGTGTTGCGAGCAAACTATCTGCATGACCAGGATCAGGCGGCGGGGTTCTATCGTTATGGCCTCGCCGATGCCAATTGTGGCGGGACGGCCACCGGCGGCGTGTATGCCTACTTTGCGCCGATCTATACCGGCCGGCCGTATCAGTGCGGCAAGATCAAGGTGCCGGATCAACTCGCGATCAACACCGACAGTTTCCACCTTGCGGGCTACGGTGCCGGTGTGAACTCCAGTTCCGTCCGCGCCAACCTTGCGCTGAACTACTACTTCCAGAACGGTTGGCAGTTGAGTTCGACGAGCGCGTACAACTCGGTTGACGGCTATCTCGGCGTTGACCAGGACTACAGCGGAGTTCGGGGGTTTGGTGGCGCTTTCGAGACCTTCAGTTCGCAACCATCGCACGACTTTTCACAGGAATTCCGCCTCGCGTCCGACCAGGGCAAGCCATTGCACGGCTTGGTTGGCGTGTACTACTACAGCCAGGGTAACGGCTACGGATATAAAGGCGACTTGACCGGCTTCAACCTGACGCCGGGCCTGCCAGGCAATTCGCTTGCACCGGTGGTGACGACGGCAGTCACCCCCAATGCCACGATTCGCAACGTGGCCGTCTTCGGCCTGCTTGAATATCAGTTCAACGACCATTGGAAAGCGTCCGCCGAGTTGCGCCGCGGTCAGGACAAGATCGGCGCCACCGGTGTTGACAATGAGTTGCTGGTGATCAGCGGCGTTCCCACGGCGTTGTCGCAGGCCTACAACAGCCAGTCGACCTTCACCAGTACGCTGCCGCGCTTCACGGTGAGCTACAAGGTGCATGACGGTTTGAACTTCTATGCGCTGGCGGCCAAGGGCAACAAGCCCGGTGGCTTCAACGCATCGATCGAGGACGCCCGCATGACGCCCGCGTCCCGGGCGAGTCTGATCGCCCAGGGATCAGCGACCTTCAAGGAGGAGACCGCATGGACCACCGAGCTGGGAATGAAGTCGATGTGGCTCGACAATCGCCTGCGGCTCAATGTCGACGTATTCAACATCAACTGGACCAACCAGCAGCTGACAACCAATGGTCTGGTGACTTGGTTGAACGGTCAGTCGTCGACGAACTCGTATATCAGCAATATCGGCAAGTCCCGCATACGGGGCCTGGAGTTTGAGAGCGAGTATCTGATCTCACGCGAGTGGCTGATGAATTTCACCTACTCCCATCTGGACGCGAAGATCATCGACAACATCGATCCGGATTACCTCAACTACATCGGCACGAACAACGCCAAGGGCAAGTATCTTCCTGCCGTGCCTGGGGACACGGCGTCGCTGGGTGTGACTTACCAGGGCGTGCTGGCCAATGGCTGGGGTCTGTTCGGCAACGCGGATGCCGAATTCGAAGGTTCGAGGTACGGTGACCCCACCAACGTGAACTGGACCGGGTCGGCGACCACGTTCAACTTCAGGCTAGGCATCGAGCCGGTAAAGAACCTGCGCATTTCGGCGTACGTCAACAATGCGTTCGACAACCACACCGGCGTGGCCATCATGCGCAACATCGATCCGACGGTCTTGATTGCGTATCCGAATCTGGTTACGGGGTCGGGCTACTCGGTGAACTACGCGCGTTCTGCCATGGTGACGGCTCCGCTTCCGCGGATGTTCGGTTTGCGGGCTGAGTACCGCTTCTAA
- a CDS encoding CpcT/CpeT family chromophore lyase gives MNRLLCSMAAIPLLLALGSAAAADAGADAGKSPNPLDQSLVRFMQWAPGEYDNNEQVWQEDLDNVAKPHRHDHLIVVDAHASAIGEHTLFVQQNEVGQPGEAVALRLFRVTADSARHAIRLEAYAFVNATKYVGAYARPDSLAALAAADVVHKESCSLYLTDRGDRFEGSVRADSCGIGSGKNGREISIGSMRLSTEGLWLQTSAAKPASSPPDSAPSRNRRVRYFSGWTIVKKAGPAAALDDQSMWSMVRFVIHNEGQILPIKDDKTGQDTGYSLQLAQLTYQNTRDPILKIGLIENSSGRTVAYSWASTDAKQLGMNLRWFQAGVTLRGGDAGKFGFIQPK, from the coding sequence ATGAACAGGCTTCTTTGCAGCATGGCTGCCATTCCGCTTTTGCTGGCCTTGGGCAGTGCCGCTGCCGCCGATGCGGGCGCCGACGCAGGGAAAAGTCCGAATCCACTGGACCAGTCTCTGGTCAGGTTCATGCAGTGGGCGCCCGGTGAATACGACAACAACGAACAGGTTTGGCAGGAAGACCTCGACAACGTGGCGAAGCCACACCGGCACGACCATCTCATCGTCGTTGATGCCCATGCCAGCGCCATCGGCGAACACACGTTGTTCGTGCAGCAGAATGAAGTTGGCCAGCCAGGTGAGGCCGTGGCGCTTCGCCTGTTTCGCGTGACCGCAGATTCCGCCAGGCACGCCATTCGTCTGGAAGCCTATGCTTTCGTCAACGCCACGAAATACGTCGGCGCGTATGCCCGGCCGGATTCGCTGGCCGCGCTTGCCGCCGCGGACGTGGTGCATAAGGAAAGCTGTTCGCTTTACCTGACCGATCGTGGTGATCGCTTTGAGGGAAGCGTACGAGCCGACAGCTGCGGCATCGGTTCCGGCAAGAATGGCCGCGAGATCAGCATTGGCAGCATGCGACTGTCCACCGAAGGTTTGTGGCTGCAGACGAGCGCGGCCAAGCCAGCTTCGAGTCCGCCTGACAGTGCCCCGAGCCGGAACCGCCGCGTACGCTATTTCTCCGGCTGGACGATCGTGAAGAAGGCCGGCCCTGCGGCCGCACTGGACGATCAGTCGATGTGGTCGATGGTGCGTTTCGTGATCCACAACGAAGGACAGATTCTGCCGATCAAGGACGACAAGACCGGGCAGGACACAGGCTATTCACTGCAATTGGCGCAACTGACCTACCAGAACACTCGCGATCCGATTCTCAAAATCGGCCTGATCGAAAACAGCAGCGGGCGTACCGTTGCCTACAGCTGGGCCAGTACCGACGCGAAGCAGCTCGGCATGAACCTGCGCTGGTTCCAGGCGGGGGTAACCCTTCGCGGTGGCGACGCCGGGAAGTTCGGTTTCATCCAGCCAAAATAG
- a CDS encoding VOC family protein yields the protein MTDVIKRTTCMVRDIEKAAHWYEQVFGMTRWMDTPFTLSGTQLAAGNKGDLTRLCILKCIDDSIGMIGLLEWLKPRQDAPTELPTEIAFGTPIFVVAATDARRTVERARALGSRIHCEPHEWTVTGADGLQKNLIGCSFWDLDGYFFEVNQIVTNAPTA from the coding sequence ATGACTGATGTAATCAAACGCACTACATGCATGGTGCGCGACATCGAAAAAGCCGCACATTGGTACGAACAGGTGTTCGGCATGACCCGCTGGATGGACACACCCTTCACCTTGTCGGGCACGCAACTGGCTGCCGGCAACAAGGGCGATCTCACGCGGCTGTGCATCCTCAAATGCATTGACGACAGCATCGGCATGATCGGCTTGCTCGAATGGCTGAAGCCGCGACAGGATGCACCGACCGAGCTGCCGACAGAGATCGCGTTTGGCACGCCGATCTTCGTGGTTGCCGCGACGGACGCGCGGCGGACGGTGGAACGTGCGCGCGCGCTGGGTTCCCGCATTCACTGTGAACCGCACGAGTGGACCGTGACCGGCGCCGACGGACTCCAGAAGAACCTGATCGGTTGTTCGTTCTGGGATCTGGATGGCTATTTCTTTGAAGTGAATCAGATCGTGACCAACGCGCCTACGGCGTAA
- a CDS encoding MFS transporter has product MKRAYPWLMAACAMLAMLVSNGLTMTGLSVFDGSLLHEFGFSLGALKFRDLITLVLTGAVAPFIGILIDRVGVRALLIAGSILLGVAYFAYGHVTALWQIYAIHVAFAAVLVATGLNVAVILVSQWFVKHRGTAIGIALVGGSLSGVIFAKLNVTLLQHFGWRMSFEWLALAPVILLVAAIWLVRSPKDKGMLPLGMEAGADAQAASTRGDLSYADALRTRTFWALALTAGMTFYCTLATVAHLIGYLLDMRYDLAKASDGLGLFFGMVLVGNFLFGLIADHINQKAVFMANQAVMLAGAIMLASLNIHFAWYGIALFGVGWGGMYTLLQLQAVNSFGISSAGKILGTITVVDATGGGLGIWLTGVFHDRTGNYGLGFTVCSVLIALTFLASMQFRDERKARLAQLAQAA; this is encoded by the coding sequence ATGAAGCGAGCTTATCCGTGGCTGATGGCAGCCTGCGCCATGCTGGCCATGTTGGTCTCCAACGGCCTGACCATGACCGGTTTGAGCGTGTTCGACGGCTCGCTGCTGCACGAGTTCGGGTTTTCGCTGGGAGCGCTGAAATTCCGCGACCTGATCACGCTGGTACTGACCGGCGCCGTTGCTCCGTTCATCGGCATCCTGATCGATCGTGTCGGCGTACGCGCTCTGCTGATCGCCGGCAGCATCCTGCTGGGCGTGGCCTACTTCGCCTACGGCCACGTCACTGCGCTGTGGCAGATCTACGCGATTCATGTGGCTTTCGCAGCGGTACTCGTTGCCACTGGCCTCAACGTGGCGGTCATCCTGGTCTCGCAATGGTTCGTCAAACACCGTGGCACGGCCATTGGCATTGCCTTGGTGGGCGGCAGCCTGAGCGGTGTGATTTTTGCCAAGCTCAACGTCACCTTGTTGCAGCATTTCGGCTGGCGCATGAGTTTTGAGTGGCTGGCGCTGGCGCCGGTGATCCTGCTGGTCGCGGCGATCTGGCTGGTACGCAGTCCGAAGGACAAGGGCATGCTGCCCTTGGGTATGGAAGCCGGCGCCGACGCGCAGGCAGCTTCGACGCGTGGCGACCTCAGCTATGCCGATGCCTTGCGCACTCGTACATTCTGGGCGCTCGCCCTCACCGCTGGCATGACGTTCTATTGCACCCTGGCCACGGTGGCTCATTTGATCGGCTACCTGCTCGACATGCGCTACGACCTGGCCAAGGCCAGCGATGGTCTGGGCTTGTTCTTCGGCATGGTGCTGGTCGGCAATTTCCTGTTCGGCTTGATTGCCGACCACATCAACCAGAAAGCGGTCTTCATGGCGAACCAGGCGGTGATGCTCGCGGGCGCCATCATGCTGGCAAGCCTGAATATTCATTTCGCCTGGTATGGCATCGCTCTGTTCGGCGTGGGCTGGGGCGGGATGTACACCTTGCTGCAACTGCAGGCGGTGAACAGCTTCGGGATCAGTTCGGCGGGCAAGATTCTCGGCACGATCACCGTGGTCGATGCCACCGGTGGCGGTCTGGGCATCTGGCTGACCGGTGTGTTCCACGATCGCACTGGCAATTACGGCCTGGGCTTTACGGTCTGCTCGGTCCTCATCGCGCTGACGTTTCTGGCTTCCATGCAGTTCCGCGACGAACGCAAGGCACGCCTCGCACAGCTGGCACAGGCCGCCTGA
- a CDS encoding homoserine O-acetyltransferase has protein sequence MEDARRYLALPSPFAMKRGGELHGARVAYETWGTLNAARDNAVLVLTGLSPSAHMTSCEEDPSPGWWQEMAGPGKAIDSSHWFVICVNSLGSDKGSTCPASIDPATGEAYRLAFPELALEDVANAAHAVVVSLGIERLACLIGCSMGGMSALAYMLLHPGSVRAHISVDTAPQAQPFAIAIRSLQREAIRLDPQFNDGAYDIHATEGGPYPDLGMSIARKLGVITYRSAMEWNGRFARIRLDPEQREDEPFGREFQVESYLEGHAQRFVRNFDPNCYLYLSRASDWFDMAEYGHGSVHEGLKRIQIEQAMVIGVSTDILFPLQQQEQIAEGLEAAGARVEFVALDSPQGHDAFLVDIENYSHAIGGFLNRLAAA, from the coding sequence ATGGAAGACGCGCGCCGTTATCTCGCCCTGCCCTCACCGTTCGCGATGAAGCGCGGTGGCGAACTGCACGGCGCCCGTGTCGCCTATGAAACCTGGGGCACGTTGAATGCCGCGCGCGACAATGCCGTGCTGGTGCTCACCGGGCTTTCCCCCAGCGCGCACATGACGTCCTGCGAGGAAGACCCATCGCCGGGTTGGTGGCAGGAAATGGCTGGCCCCGGCAAGGCGATCGATAGCAGCCACTGGTTCGTGATCTGCGTGAACTCACTGGGCAGCGACAAGGGCTCGACCTGTCCTGCGTCGATCGATCCCGCCACGGGAGAAGCCTATCGCCTGGCCTTTCCCGAACTGGCGCTGGAAGACGTCGCCAATGCGGCTCACGCGGTGGTTGTCAGCCTCGGTATCGAGCGACTGGCCTGTTTGATCGGCTGCTCGATGGGCGGCATGAGCGCGCTGGCCTACATGCTGCTGCATCCCGGCAGCGTGCGCGCACACATCAGCGTGGATACGGCGCCACAGGCGCAACCCTTCGCCATCGCGATCCGTTCATTGCAGCGCGAAGCGATCCGACTCGATCCGCAGTTCAACGACGGTGCTTACGATATTCATGCGACGGAAGGCGGCCCCTATCCCGACCTTGGCATGAGCATCGCGCGCAAGCTCGGCGTGATCACGTATCGTTCCGCGATGGAATGGAACGGTCGCTTTGCGCGCATCCGGCTCGACCCGGAACAGCGCGAGGACGAACCGTTCGGCCGCGAGTTTCAGGTGGAGTCCTATCTTGAAGGCCATGCTCAGCGCTTCGTGCGCAACTTTGACCCGAACTGCTACCTGTACCTGTCGCGTGCCAGCGACTGGTTCGACATGGCCGAGTACGGCCACGGCAGCGTGCACGAAGGGCTGAAGCGCATCCAGATCGAGCAGGCCATGGTGATCGGCGTCAGTACCGACATCCTGTTCCCGCTGCAGCAGCAGGAACAGATCGCAGAAGGGTTGGAAGCGGCCGGTGCGCGGGTCGAATTCGTGGCACTGGATTCGCCGCAAGGCCACGACGCGTTTCTGGTCGACATCGAGAACTACAGCCACGCCATCGGCGGCTTCCTGAACCGGCTGGCAGCGGCCTGA
- a CDS encoding MFS transporter, whose product MTDPAANSHRYPSAGIAWLMVSVLTLAYVFSFVDRYVLGLLIQPIKADLQLSDQQIGYLLGPAFAIFYATMGLPLGLLADRKRRTWLVAAGVALWSVATAASGLARDFWHLFGARMSVGVGEATLSPAAMSMIGDSFPPERRGKPIAFYSAALTLGAGIASLLGAAVLEWTKTTSMIELPIVGIVKPWQTTFFVVGLPGLLIALGLLFLREPPRQQHGENMLARNAGVGATLRFVRSNAATFACFVSLPCLLTIIAYSQGFLPAVFTRSFGWSAEKYALANGISMLLLGPATVNITGALSDAWTRRGIKDAPLRLIILGCLVMVPTASLAMLMPGPWTAIAMLGLNSIALAMISAVGVTALLAITPAPIRGQIVALYYMAISLAGLLLGPTTVGFLSTHVLGEANLRYAMAAVPLIYGIVPLLLIPVTRRRWLAQCVQMEGST is encoded by the coding sequence ATGACTGATCCTGCAGCGAATTCGCACCGTTATCCTTCCGCCGGTATCGCGTGGCTGATGGTAAGCGTGCTGACCCTGGCCTACGTGTTCTCGTTCGTCGACCGCTACGTGCTTGGCCTGCTGATTCAGCCGATCAAGGCCGACCTGCAGTTGTCGGACCAGCAAATCGGCTATTTGCTCGGTCCGGCGTTTGCCATCTTCTACGCCACCATGGGACTGCCACTGGGCTTGCTGGCGGATCGCAAGCGCCGCACCTGGCTGGTCGCCGCCGGTGTGGCGCTGTGGTCGGTAGCAACCGCCGCCTCCGGACTGGCGCGCGACTTCTGGCACCTGTTCGGCGCGCGCATGAGCGTGGGCGTCGGCGAGGCAACGCTGAGCCCGGCAGCGATGTCGATGATTGGCGACAGCTTCCCGCCCGAACGTCGCGGCAAGCCGATCGCGTTCTATTCGGCAGCACTGACCCTCGGTGCCGGCATCGCCTCGTTGCTTGGCGCAGCCGTGCTGGAATGGACCAAGACCACCAGCATGATCGAGCTGCCCATCGTCGGCATCGTGAAGCCGTGGCAGACGACGTTCTTCGTGGTGGGCTTGCCCGGTCTGCTGATCGCGCTTGGCTTGCTGTTTCTGCGTGAGCCACCCCGCCAGCAGCATGGCGAAAACATGCTCGCCAGGAACGCCGGCGTGGGTGCAACCTTGCGCTTCGTACGTTCCAACGCAGCCACCTTCGCCTGTTTCGTCTCGCTCCCTTGCCTGCTGACCATCATTGCCTACAGCCAGGGTTTTCTGCCGGCGGTGTTCACCCGCAGCTTCGGCTGGAGCGCGGAAAAGTACGCACTGGCCAATGGCATCTCGATGCTGTTGCTCGGGCCGGCCACGGTAAACATCACCGGTGCCCTGTCCGACGCGTGGACCCGGCGCGGCATCAAGGATGCGCCGTTGCGCCTGATCATCCTGGGATGCCTGGTGATGGTCCCGACAGCTTCGCTGGCGATGCTGATGCCTGGGCCGTGGACGGCCATCGCCATGCTCGGCCTCAACTCGATCGCGCTGGCGATGATTTCCGCGGTCGGAGTCACCGCCTTGCTCGCGATCACGCCGGCGCCCATCCGCGGACAGATCGTCGCGTTGTACTACATGGCGATCAGTCTCGCGGGCTTGCTGCTTGGGCCAACGACGGTCGGCTTCCTGTCGACCCATGTCTTGGGCGAAGCGAACCTGCGCTATGCAATGGCCGCGGTGCCTTTGATCTACGGCATCGTGCCATTGTTGCTGATCCCGGTCACCCGTCGCCGCTGGTTGGCGCAGTGCGTGCAAATGGAAGGCAGTACCTGA
- a CDS encoding VOC family protein produces MNSIRFQRANFMVRDIERALAFYRDVLGFEVAFTQGHNPASYSFPVFEIPPHAVLGFCVLSAPNQPRVMALTEVTNVPLDPIRPRRSAIVLEATDPDAVVAGAHKLGLQVYAEEVLSTADGRTGREIGIVDYDDNLVVIYSITPSQE; encoded by the coding sequence ATGAACAGCATCCGCTTCCAGCGCGCCAACTTCATGGTTCGTGATATCGAACGCGCGCTTGCGTTCTATCGCGATGTGCTTGGCTTTGAAGTCGCCTTCACCCAGGGACATAACCCGGCCAGCTATTCGTTCCCGGTATTCGAGATTCCACCCCACGCCGTGCTGGGTTTCTGCGTACTGTCGGCCCCGAACCAGCCGCGCGTGATGGCGCTCACCGAAGTCACCAACGTACCGCTCGATCCGATACGGCCAAGACGTAGTGCCATCGTGCTGGAGGCCACTGACCCCGATGCGGTCGTCGCCGGCGCGCACAAACTTGGCCTGCAGGTCTACGCCGAGGAAGTGCTGTCAACCGCCGACGGACGCACCGGCCGGGAAATCGGCATCGTCGACTACGACGACAACCTGGTGGTGATCTACTCGATTACCCCGTCGCAGGAGTAA
- a CDS encoding DUF1838 family protein — protein sequence MRLSKLFRYITSAAIISSASAVTASFAATPDFRNPADSSAAFLRLRCSLDPHDQKYSAWTATVYAQVPGQKLKPLLGFEGYNVCRVVKEADGSYKLLTREVSYYRDLKTGKIIEQWDNPYTGKTDDVMHVHNDPVNSAMPAHGSGKYALPWVVMGDEVMLLVDVPLEYPNELSPAKFPEESSGDHYIASEHFGFFAKLADMKNPKLQSVPYVNSWFRTGPWLPWMKMGQRPGGLVYSGEGRKLDSFAELPAEVQAYTRKHFPKFIDAPTEFVSPNETTWSVYRDMKNAQATGTPANPPATTKP from the coding sequence ATGCGATTGAGCAAATTGTTCCGATACATCACCAGCGCGGCAATTATTTCTTCCGCCTCTGCAGTAACCGCCTCGTTTGCGGCAACCCCGGACTTCCGCAATCCTGCTGACTCATCAGCGGCGTTCCTGCGTCTGCGTTGCAGTCTCGATCCGCACGACCAGAAGTATTCAGCGTGGACCGCCACCGTCTACGCGCAGGTGCCTGGGCAGAAGCTCAAGCCACTGCTCGGATTCGAGGGATACAACGTTTGTCGCGTAGTCAAAGAGGCCGACGGCAGCTACAAATTGTTGACCCGTGAAGTCAGCTATTACCGGGATCTGAAGACCGGCAAGATCATCGAGCAATGGGACAACCCTTACACCGGCAAGACCGATGACGTGATGCATGTTCACAACGATCCGGTGAATTCGGCGATGCCTGCCCATGGCAGCGGGAAGTACGCGCTGCCATGGGTGGTGATGGGTGACGAAGTGATGTTACTGGTCGATGTTCCGCTGGAATATCCCAATGAACTGTCGCCCGCCAAGTTCCCCGAAGAGTCCAGTGGCGACCACTACATTGCTTCAGAACATTTCGGCTTCTTCGCCAAGCTGGCGGACATGAAAAACCCCAAGCTGCAGAGCGTTCCCTACGTGAATTCGTGGTTCCGCACCGGCCCATGGCTGCCTTGGATGAAGATGGGACAGCGCCCTGGCGGGCTTGTCTACAGCGGCGAAGGACGGAAGCTGGACAGCTTTGCCGAGCTTCCTGCGGAAGTTCAGGCCTACACCCGCAAGCACTTTCCAAAGTTCATCGATGCACCCACCGAGTTTGTCAGTCCCAACGAGACCACGTGGTCGGTCTATCGGGACATGAAAAACGCGCAAGCCACCGGCACCCCTGCTAACCCACCTGCGACCACCAAGCCTTAA